In Drosophila santomea strain STO CAGO 1482 chromosome 2L, Prin_Dsan_1.1, whole genome shotgun sequence, a single window of DNA contains:
- the LOC120450759 gene encoding lysosomal alpha-mannosidase isoform X1 encodes MSAKTSVWLAFFCVFGCLIHDADLRSIQQRASQCGYQSCHPTKPNMLNVHLVAHTHDDVGWLKTVDQYYYGSETRIQKAGVQYIIDSVVEALLRDPEKRFIYVESAFFFKWWKEQKPKVQDAVKMLVEQGRLEFIGGAWSMNDEATTHYQSVIDQFSWGLRLLNDTFGECGRPRVGWQIDPFGHSREMASMFAQMGFDGMFFGRLDYQDKDERLMTKNAEMIWHGSANLGEEADLFSGALYNNYQAPDGFCFDILCNDQPIIDGKHSPDNNVKERVDTFLAYVTKMAEHYRTPNVILTMGEDFHYQNADMWYKNLDKLIKYANERQANGSNINLLYSTPSCYLKSLHDAGITWPSKSDDFFPYASDPHAYWTGYFTSRPTLKRFERDGNHFLQICKQLSALAPQKPEEFDPHLTFMRETLGIMQHHDAITGTEKEKVALDYAKRMSVAFRACGATTRNVLNQLTVQSKENVKDKSAKYVFEFKTCALLNITSCPVSEVNDRFALTLYNPLAHTVNEYVRIPVPEPNYKIIDNQGITLESQAVPIPQVLIDIKHRNSTAKYEIVFLATNIPPLGYRTYYVEKLDSSEGSTEGSTASRALPKRTSSVTVIGNSHIQLGFDTNGFLSEVTADGLTRLVSQDFLFYEGAVGNNAEFLNRSSGAYIFRPNEDKIHFATDQVEIEVYKGDLVHEVHQKFNNWISQVVRVYNKDSYAEFEWLVGPIPIDDGIGKEVITRFNSDIASDGIFRTDSNGREMIKRKINHRDTWSVKINEAVAGNYYPITTKIDLEDDTARMAILTDRAQGGSSLKDGSLELMVHRRLLKDDAFGVGEALNETEFGDGLIARGKHHLFFGKSTDREGVSLKGIERLTQLEKLLPTWKFFSNMEDYSADEWQTAFTNTFSGISLVLPKPVHLLTLEPWHENQLLVRFEHILENGEDASYSQPAQFNVRNVLSAFEVEGIRETTLDGNAWLDESRRLQFAPDPEEAAVNTYATFSQPAESVHLLSAEKPMLAVKYADEALPAGQLGAESNRIRRETDSQQDKKDEGRSSKATEGPYNSFKADSSNQEYIIELSPMEIRTFIVYLTPA; translated from the exons ATGTCTGCGAAGACTTCGGTGTGGCTGGCGTTCTTTTGCGTCTTCGGCTGCCTGATACACGATGCCGATTTGCGGAGTATTCAACAAAGGGCATCCCAGTGCGGCTATCAG aGCTGCCATCCAACGAAACCCAACATGCTGAACGTGCACCTGGTGGCCCACACCCATGACGACGTGGGTTGGCTGAAGACCGTCGACCAGTACTACTATGGCAGCGAGACCAGAATCCAAAAGGCTGGAGTCCAGTATATTATCGATTCGGTGGTGGAGGCTCTGCTCCGGGATCCGGAGAAACGATTCATCTATGTGGAGTCTGCCTTCTTCTTCAAGTGGTGGAAGGAGCAGAAGCCGAAAGTCCAGGATGCAGTGAAGATGTTGGTGGAGCAAGGAAGACTCGAATTCATTGGCGGTGCCTGGAGCATGAATGACGAGGCCACCACCCATTACCAGAGTGTGATTGATCAGTTCTCCTGGGGATTGAG ACTTTTGAATGACACCTTTGGAGAGTGCGGACGTCCGCGGGTGGGATGGCAAATAGATCCCTTTGGTCACTCCAGGGAAATGGCATCCATGTTCGCGCAAATGGGCTTCGATGGAATGTTCTTCGGACGACTGGACTATCAGGATAAGGACGAGCGTCTCATGACCAAGAATGCGGAGATGATATGGCATGGTTCAGCCAATTTGG GAGAGGAAGCGGATCTGTTCAGCGGCGCCCTCTACAACAACTACCAGGCACCAGATGGCTTCTGCTTCGATATCCTTTGCAACGATCAACCCATCATTGATGGCAAACACAGTCCCGATAATAATGTTAAAGAGCGC GTGGATACTTTCCTGGCGTACGTTACGAAAATGGCCGAACACTATCGCACTCCCAACGTGATTCTGACCATGGGTGAGGATTTCCACTACCAGAACGCTGATATGTGGTACAAGAACCTGGACAAACTGATTAA ATATGCCAATGAACGCCAGGCAAATGGTTCGAACATAAACCTACTGTACTCCACTCCATCTTGCTATCTGAAATCGCTGCACGATGCCGGCATCACTTGGCCCAGCAAGAGCGATGACTTCTTCCCATATGCCTCCGATCCACATGCATACTGGACGGGTTACTTCACATCGCGACCCACTCTGAAGCGATTCGAGCGGGATGGCAATCACTTCCTGCAGATTTGCAAGCAGTTGAGTGCCCTGGCGCCCCAGAAACCCGAAGAATTCGATCCCCACTTGACCTTTATGCGCGAAACCCTCGGCATAATGCAGCACCACGATGCCATAACTGGAACCGAGAAGGAAAAGGTGGCTCTGGACTATGCCAAGCGTATGAGTGTCGCCTTCCGGGCCTGTGGAGCTACCACTCGCAATGTCTTGAATCAATTGACGGTTCAATCGAAGGAAAATGTTAAGGATAAATCGGCCAAATATGTTTTCGAGTTCAAGACCTGTGCCCTGCTGAACATCACCTCCTGTCCCGTCTCCGAGGTGAACGATAGATTCGCCCTGACTCTCTACAATCCGCTGGCTCACACGGTCAATGAGTATGTGAGGATTCCTGTGCCAGAGCCCAACTACAAAATCATTGATAACCAGG GTATTACTTTGGAAAGCCAAGCCGTTCCGATTCCCCAAGTGCTGATCGACATTAAGCACAGGAACTCCACAGCCAAATACGAGATCGTTTTCCTAGCCACCAACATTCCGCCCTTGGGATACCGCACATATTATGTTGAGAAACTGGACAGTAGTGAGGGTAGTACTGAGGGTAGCACTGCATCCAGGGCCTTGCCGAAGCGAACTTCCAGCGTTACAGTGATTGGAAATAGT CACATTCAACTTGGGTTCGACACCAATGGTTTCCTTTCGGAAGTCACAGCCGATGGTCTAACCAGATTGGTTAGTCAGGATTTCCTGTTCTACGAGGGTGCTGTTGGAAATAATGCAGAGTTCCTCAATCGTTCATCCGGTGCCTACATCTTCCGACCCAACGAAGACAAGATACACTTTGCCACCGACCAAGTCGAAATCGAAGTCTACAAGGGCGATCTGGTGCATGAGGTGCATCAGAAGTTCAACAATTGGATTAGCCAGGTGGTGCGTGTTTACAACAAGGATTCATACGCTGAGTTTGAGTGGCTGGTTGGACCCATTCCGATTGACGATGGCATTGGCAAGGAGGTCATTACTCGCTTCAACTCGGATATCGCATCGGACGGCATTTTCCGCACCGATTCCAATG GTCGCGAGATGATCAAGAGGAAAATCAACCATCGCGACACGTGGAGTGTGAAAATCAACGAAGCAGTGGCCGGCAACTACTATCCCATTACGACTAAAATAGATCTGGAGGACGACACAGCCCGCATGGCCATCCTTACGGATAGAGCCCAGGGAGGCAGCTCCTTGAAGGACGGATCCTTGGAACTGATGGTTCACCGTCGTCTGTTGAAGGACGATGCCTTTGGCGTGGGCGAGGCCTTGAATGAGACCGAGTTTGGCGATGGACTAATTGCTCGAGGCAAACACCATTTGTTCTTCGGAAAGTCCACGGATCGGGAAGGTGTCTCGCTCAAGGGAATCGAGAGGCTAACCCAGCTGGAGAAACTGCTGCCCACATGGAAGTTCTTCAGCAATATGGAGGATTACAGTGCAGATGAATGGCAGACAGCATTTACTAATACC TTTAGCGGAATTTCATTGGTTCTGCCGAAACCCGTGCACCTGCTTACCCTGGAGCCCTGGCACGAGAACCAACTCCTGGTGCGCTTCGAGCACATCTTGGAGAACGGCGAGGATGCATCCTACTCCCAGCCCGCTCAGTTCAATGTCAGGAACGTGCTGAGTGCCTTCGAGGTCGAGGGCATCCGCGAAACCACTTTGGATGGCAATGCCTGGCTGGACGAAAGTCGACGACTCCAGTTTGCGCCGGATCCTGAAGAAGCCGCGGTTAACACATATGCCACATTCTCGCAACCCGCTGAGTCCGTTCACCTACTAAGTGCCGAGAAACCCATGTTGGCTGTTAAGTACGCGGATGAAGCCCTGCCAGCTGGTCAACTGGGTGCCGAGAGTAACCGCATTAGGCGCGAAACTGACTCGCAGCAGGACAAAAAGGACGAGGGACGCAGCTCCAAGGCGACTGAGGGTCCTTACAACTCCTTCAAGGCAGATAGCAGCAATCAGGAGTATATCATTGAACTGAGTCCAATGGAAATCAGAACATTCATTGTATACTTGACACCAGCGTAA
- the LOC120450759 gene encoding lysosomal alpha-mannosidase isoform X2 → MSAKTSVWLAFFCVFGCLIHDADLRSIQQRASQCGYQSCHPTKPNMLNVHLVAHTHDDVGWLKTVDQYYYGSETRIQKAGVQYIIDSVVEALLRDPEKRFIYVESAFFFKWWKEQKPKVQDAVKMLVEQGRLEFIGGAWSMNDEATTHYQSVIDQFSWGLRLLNDTFGECGRPRVGWQIDPFGHSREMASMFAQMGFDGMFFGRLDYQDKDERLMTKNAEMIWHGSANLGEEADLFSGALYNNYQAPDGFCFDILCNDQPIIDGKHSPDNNVKERIDTFLDFAKTQSQYYRTNNIIVTMGGDFTYQAAHVYYKNLDKLIRYANERQANGSNINLLYSTPSCYLKSLHDAGITWPSKSDDFFPYASDPHAYWTGYFTSRPTLKRFERDGNHFLQICKQLSALAPQKPEEFDPHLTFMRETLGIMQHHDAITGTEKEKVALDYAKRMSVAFRACGATTRNVLNQLTVQSKENVKDKSAKYVFEFKTCALLNITSCPVSEVNDRFALTLYNPLAHTVNEYVRIPVPEPNYKIIDNQGITLESQAVPIPQVLIDIKHRNSTAKYEIVFLATNIPPLGYRTYYVEKLDSSEGSTEGSTASRALPKRTSSVTVIGNSHIQLGFDTNGFLSEVTADGLTRLVSQDFLFYEGAVGNNAEFLNRSSGAYIFRPNEDKIHFATDQVEIEVYKGDLVHEVHQKFNNWISQVVRVYNKDSYAEFEWLVGPIPIDDGIGKEVITRFNSDIASDGIFRTDSNGREMIKRKINHRDTWSVKINEAVAGNYYPITTKIDLEDDTARMAILTDRAQGGSSLKDGSLELMVHRRLLKDDAFGVGEALNETEFGDGLIARGKHHLFFGKSTDREGVSLKGIERLTQLEKLLPTWKFFSNMEDYSADEWQTAFTNTFSGISLVLPKPVHLLTLEPWHENQLLVRFEHILENGEDASYSQPAQFNVRNVLSAFEVEGIRETTLDGNAWLDESRRLQFAPDPEEAAVNTYATFSQPAESVHLLSAEKPMLAVKYADEALPAGQLGAESNRIRRETDSQQDKKDEGRSSKATEGPYNSFKADSSNQEYIIELSPMEIRTFIVYLTPA, encoded by the exons ATGTCTGCGAAGACTTCGGTGTGGCTGGCGTTCTTTTGCGTCTTCGGCTGCCTGATACACGATGCCGATTTGCGGAGTATTCAACAAAGGGCATCCCAGTGCGGCTATCAG aGCTGCCATCCAACGAAACCCAACATGCTGAACGTGCACCTGGTGGCCCACACCCATGACGACGTGGGTTGGCTGAAGACCGTCGACCAGTACTACTATGGCAGCGAGACCAGAATCCAAAAGGCTGGAGTCCAGTATATTATCGATTCGGTGGTGGAGGCTCTGCTCCGGGATCCGGAGAAACGATTCATCTATGTGGAGTCTGCCTTCTTCTTCAAGTGGTGGAAGGAGCAGAAGCCGAAAGTCCAGGATGCAGTGAAGATGTTGGTGGAGCAAGGAAGACTCGAATTCATTGGCGGTGCCTGGAGCATGAATGACGAGGCCACCACCCATTACCAGAGTGTGATTGATCAGTTCTCCTGGGGATTGAG ACTTTTGAATGACACCTTTGGAGAGTGCGGACGTCCGCGGGTGGGATGGCAAATAGATCCCTTTGGTCACTCCAGGGAAATGGCATCCATGTTCGCGCAAATGGGCTTCGATGGAATGTTCTTCGGACGACTGGACTATCAGGATAAGGACGAGCGTCTCATGACCAAGAATGCGGAGATGATATGGCATGGTTCAGCCAATTTGG GAGAGGAAGCGGATCTGTTCAGCGGCGCCCTCTACAACAACTACCAGGCACCAGATGGCTTCTGCTTCGATATCCTTTGCAACGATCAACCCATCATTGATGGCAAACACAGTCCCGATAATAATGTTAAAGAGCGC ATCGATACGTTTTTGGATTTCGCCAAGACCCAATCCCAATACTACCGCACCAACAATATCATTGTCACAATGGGCGGTGATTTCACATACCAGGCTGCCCATGTCTACTATAAGAACCTCGACAAGTTGATACG ATATGCCAATGAACGCCAGGCAAATGGTTCGAACATAAACCTACTGTACTCCACTCCATCTTGCTATCTGAAATCGCTGCACGATGCCGGCATCACTTGGCCCAGCAAGAGCGATGACTTCTTCCCATATGCCTCCGATCCACATGCATACTGGACGGGTTACTTCACATCGCGACCCACTCTGAAGCGATTCGAGCGGGATGGCAATCACTTCCTGCAGATTTGCAAGCAGTTGAGTGCCCTGGCGCCCCAGAAACCCGAAGAATTCGATCCCCACTTGACCTTTATGCGCGAAACCCTCGGCATAATGCAGCACCACGATGCCATAACTGGAACCGAGAAGGAAAAGGTGGCTCTGGACTATGCCAAGCGTATGAGTGTCGCCTTCCGGGCCTGTGGAGCTACCACTCGCAATGTCTTGAATCAATTGACGGTTCAATCGAAGGAAAATGTTAAGGATAAATCGGCCAAATATGTTTTCGAGTTCAAGACCTGTGCCCTGCTGAACATCACCTCCTGTCCCGTCTCCGAGGTGAACGATAGATTCGCCCTGACTCTCTACAATCCGCTGGCTCACACGGTCAATGAGTATGTGAGGATTCCTGTGCCAGAGCCCAACTACAAAATCATTGATAACCAGG GTATTACTTTGGAAAGCCAAGCCGTTCCGATTCCCCAAGTGCTGATCGACATTAAGCACAGGAACTCCACAGCCAAATACGAGATCGTTTTCCTAGCCACCAACATTCCGCCCTTGGGATACCGCACATATTATGTTGAGAAACTGGACAGTAGTGAGGGTAGTACTGAGGGTAGCACTGCATCCAGGGCCTTGCCGAAGCGAACTTCCAGCGTTACAGTGATTGGAAATAGT CACATTCAACTTGGGTTCGACACCAATGGTTTCCTTTCGGAAGTCACAGCCGATGGTCTAACCAGATTGGTTAGTCAGGATTTCCTGTTCTACGAGGGTGCTGTTGGAAATAATGCAGAGTTCCTCAATCGTTCATCCGGTGCCTACATCTTCCGACCCAACGAAGACAAGATACACTTTGCCACCGACCAAGTCGAAATCGAAGTCTACAAGGGCGATCTGGTGCATGAGGTGCATCAGAAGTTCAACAATTGGATTAGCCAGGTGGTGCGTGTTTACAACAAGGATTCATACGCTGAGTTTGAGTGGCTGGTTGGACCCATTCCGATTGACGATGGCATTGGCAAGGAGGTCATTACTCGCTTCAACTCGGATATCGCATCGGACGGCATTTTCCGCACCGATTCCAATG GTCGCGAGATGATCAAGAGGAAAATCAACCATCGCGACACGTGGAGTGTGAAAATCAACGAAGCAGTGGCCGGCAACTACTATCCCATTACGACTAAAATAGATCTGGAGGACGACACAGCCCGCATGGCCATCCTTACGGATAGAGCCCAGGGAGGCAGCTCCTTGAAGGACGGATCCTTGGAACTGATGGTTCACCGTCGTCTGTTGAAGGACGATGCCTTTGGCGTGGGCGAGGCCTTGAATGAGACCGAGTTTGGCGATGGACTAATTGCTCGAGGCAAACACCATTTGTTCTTCGGAAAGTCCACGGATCGGGAAGGTGTCTCGCTCAAGGGAATCGAGAGGCTAACCCAGCTGGAGAAACTGCTGCCCACATGGAAGTTCTTCAGCAATATGGAGGATTACAGTGCAGATGAATGGCAGACAGCATTTACTAATACC TTTAGCGGAATTTCATTGGTTCTGCCGAAACCCGTGCACCTGCTTACCCTGGAGCCCTGGCACGAGAACCAACTCCTGGTGCGCTTCGAGCACATCTTGGAGAACGGCGAGGATGCATCCTACTCCCAGCCCGCTCAGTTCAATGTCAGGAACGTGCTGAGTGCCTTCGAGGTCGAGGGCATCCGCGAAACCACTTTGGATGGCAATGCCTGGCTGGACGAAAGTCGACGACTCCAGTTTGCGCCGGATCCTGAAGAAGCCGCGGTTAACACATATGCCACATTCTCGCAACCCGCTGAGTCCGTTCACCTACTAAGTGCCGAGAAACCCATGTTGGCTGTTAAGTACGCGGATGAAGCCCTGCCAGCTGGTCAACTGGGTGCCGAGAGTAACCGCATTAGGCGCGAAACTGACTCGCAGCAGGACAAAAAGGACGAGGGACGCAGCTCCAAGGCGACTGAGGGTCCTTACAACTCCTTCAAGGCAGATAGCAGCAATCAGGAGTATATCATTGAACTGAGTCCAATGGAAATCAGAACATTCATTGTATACTTGACACCAGCGTAA
- the LOC120458313 gene encoding lysosomal alpha-mannosidase has translation MEYFSGSLAFITLFLLNTAICETTCGFAACPAPKLNMINVHLVPHSHDDVGWLKTVDQYYYGSQNKIQHAGVQYILDTVVEELLKDSKRRFIQVETFFFAKWYSEQSETVQRAVKKLVAEGRLEFAGGAWSMNDEATVHYQSVIDQFNLGLRYLKETFGDCGRPTVGWQIDPFGHSREMASIFAQMAFNGEFFARMDYVDKKKRMLELEMEMIWQSSESLKSSNIFTGMLYNHYSAPPGFCFDINCEDAPIIDGESYDNNVDARVSDFIDYVKNMSTSYRSTHIMVPMGDDFQYEDAAVNFKNMDKLIKYVNDRQSVGSQVNVFYSTPSCYLYELHQLRQTWPNKTEDFFPYSSDSHSYWTGYFTSRPTQKRFHRDGNHFFQTVKQLSVLANLSDTQHLEDLDNLSQAMGIMQHHDAVTGTEKQAVASDYDRMLYKAIVGAENSARDALRSLTNLTSGEFESCLELNISVCALTQNTANNVLVTLVNPLAHSSTQYVRIPAKNENYLVTDEKGREVFSEVVPVPWQVLALEHRPNDTQHELVFKASVDKIANFLIRVLPSPKNIAEDQDYFPVERAQQESQELTLETSLVKLTFDTTTGGLKTVEMNGLTENIEQSFGIYKGYRGNNGESKNRSSGAYVFRPVGDIEILNNKLELSFYNGTRVKEVHQHVNEWISQVIRIYEDVNRVEFEWLVGPIPTDDEVGKEIVTRFSSNISSKGKFYTDSNGREMLERERNQREHFDPDMSEAISGNYYPVTGQISLQDEQKRITLLNDRAQGGSSLMDGELELMLHRRLLNDDAFGVGEALNETQYGTGLIARGKISLILDAASGKPNQRLVQHHLDQHFWKFFSKSNGIASVNRHLIPDFYEFPKSVELLSLEPYSKDQILIRVENFNTEGNVVSFNIYPLFESLHGDQIWETTLDGNMLLEDVKRFKFTQDGSGTIPSSAEYYYAPHNPLSANSTMNANAFVVTLVPMQIRTFIIQQKYISS, from the exons ATGGAATACTTCAGTGGTTCCCTCGCTTTTATCACTCTGTTTCTACTGAACACAGCGATATGCGAGACGACCTGTGGATTTGCG GCATGTCCCGCACCCAAACTAAACATGATCAATGTGCACTTGGTGCCCCATTCGCACGACGACGTGGGATGGCTGAAGACTGTGGATCAGTATTATTATGGCAGCCAGAACAAGATTCAGCACGCTGGAGTCCAGTACATATTGGACACCGTGGTGGAGGAGCTCCTGAAGGACTCGAAGAGGCGCTTCATCCAGGTGGAAACGTTCTTCTTCGCGAAATGGTATTCGGAGCAAAGCGAAACGGTTCAAAGGGCAGTGAAAAAGTTGGTGGCCGAAGGACGTTTGGAATTCGCCGGCGGAGCTTGGAGCATGAACGATGAGGCCACCGTTCACTACCAAAGTGTTATTGACCAGTTTAACCTGGGCTTAAG ATATCTTAAGGAGACCTTCGGCGACTGTGGACGACCCACAGTTGGTTGGCAAATCGATCCGTTTGGTCACTCCCGGGAAATGGCATCCATATTCGCACAAATGGCATTCAATGGTGAATTCTTCGCTCGCATGGATTACGTGGATAAGAAGAAACGTATGCTGGAACTGGAAATGGAGATGATTTGGCAGTCGAGCGAGTCGCTAAAGAGTTCGAATATCTTCACTGGCATGCTCTACAATCACTATTCCGCTCCACCGGGATTCTGTTTTGATATCAACTGCGAGGATGCGCCAATTATCGATGGCGAGAGCTATGATAATAACGTGGATGCCAGAGTCAGTGACTTTATAGACTATGTGAAGAACATGTCCACGTCCTATCGATCCACACACATCATGGTGCCCATGGGGGATGATTTTCAGTACGAAGATGCGGCAGTTAATTTCAAGAATATGGACAAACTCATTAA GTACGTCAACGATCGCCAATCGGTGGGCTCCCAAGTCAACGTATTTTACTCCACACCCTCCTGTTATCTCTATGAATTGCATCAGTTGAGGCAAACTTGGCCCAACAAAACGGAGGACTTCTTTCCGTATTCCAGCGATTCGCACTCCTACTGGACCGGATACTTCACCTCACGACCCACCCAAAAGCGTTTTCACAGGGATGGCAACCACTTCTTCCAAACCGTCAAGCAACTGAGTGTGTTGGCCAATTTGAGTGACACTCAACACTTGGAAGATCTGGATAATCTGAGCCAAGCAATGGGCATAATGCAGCATCATGATGCTGTTACGGGTACCGAAAAGCAGGCGGTTGCCAGCGACTACGATCGCATGTTGTACAAGGCCATCGTTGGGGCTGAAAACAGTGCCCGGGATGCCCTGCGATCTCTGACCAATCTGACATCCGGGGAGTTCGAAAGTTGCCTGGAACTGAACATAAGTGTGTGTGCCCTCACCCAGAATACCGCCAACAATGTGCTTGTGACCCTAGTTAATCCATTGGCTCATTCCTCAACGCAATATGTGCGTATTCCCGCAAAGAACGAGAACTACTTGGTCACCGATGAGAAAG GTCGTGAAGTGTTTTCCGAAGTGGTTCCCGTTCCCTGGCAAGTTTTGGCCCTGGAACATCGACCAAATGACACCCAACACGAGTTGGTTTTCAAAGCCAGCGTTGATAAAATAGCCAACTTTTTGATTCGCGTACTACCTTCACCGAAAAATATTGCAGAAGATCAAGATTATTTCCCCGTAGAAAGAGCCCAGCAGGAGTCCCAGGAATTAACCCTAGAGACTTCG CTGGTAAAACTGACTTTTGATACCACAACGGGCGGTTTGAAAACTGTAGAAATGAACGGACTTACAGAGAATATTGAGCAGAGCTTTGGAATATACAAAGGCTATCGAGGCAATAATGGTGAATCGAAGAACCGATCATCCGGCGCCTATGTCTTCCGTCCGGTTGGCGATATTGAAATACTGAACAACAAGCTGGAGCTCTCGTTCTATAATGGCACCAGGGTTAAGGAAGTGCATCAGCATGTAAACGAATGGATTTCCCAGGTAATCCGCATCTATGAGGACGTGAATCGCGTAGAATTCGAATGGCTAGTCGGACCGATTCCGACGGATGATGAAGTTGGCAAGGAGATAGTAACCCGATTCTCGAGCAATATATCCTCGAAGGGCAAGTTCTACACCGACTCCAATGGTCGCGAAATGCTGGAACGTGAGAGAAACCAGCGGGAGCACTTCGATCCGGATATGTCGGAGGCCATAAGTGGTAACTACTACCCGGTAACTGGGCAAATATCCCTGCAAGATGAACAAAAGCGCATCACCCTGCTAAATGACAGGGCCCAAGGAGGATCCAGCCTGATGGATGGCGAATTGGAGCTGATGCTCCATCGTCGCCTCTTGAACGACGACGCATTTGGAGTGGGCGAAGCCCTGAATGAGACACAATATGGCACTGGTTTGATTGCAAGGGGCAAGATCTCCCTAATCCTCGATGCTGCTTCGGGGAAACCAAATCAGAGATTGGTGCAACACCACTTGGACCAACACTTTTGGAAGTTCTTCAGCAAGTCGAATGGCATTGCCTCTGTAAACAGGCACTTGATTCCCGATTTCTATGAATTTCCCAAATCCGTCGAATTGCTGTCCTTGGAACCTTACTCGAAGGACCAAATACTAATACGAGTGGAGAACTTTAACACGGAAGGAAACGTAGTTAGCTTCAACA